A genomic window from Sorex araneus isolate mSorAra2 chromosome 2, mSorAra2.pri, whole genome shotgun sequence includes:
- the LOC129401685 gene encoding protein SET-like, with amino-acid sequence MYTQTHASSTLPQNRLISSGSGSCVRSASLRPRLRPQPATPACDPSLRPRPDQETPGAAASNSSGVRKGEKEQQEAIEHIDEVQNEIDRLNEQASEEILKVEQKYNKLRQPFFQKRSELIAKIPNFWVTFVNHPQVSALLGEEDEEALHYLTRVEVTEFEDIKSGYRIYFYFDENPYFENKVLSKEFHLNESGDPSSKATEIKWKSGKDLTKRSSQTQNKASRKRQHEEPESFFTWFTDHSDAGADELGEVIKDDIWPNPLQYYLVPDMDDEEGEGEEDDDDDEEEEGLEDIDEEGDEDEGEEDEDDDEGEEGEEDEGEDD; translated from the coding sequence CGCCAGCCTGCGACCCCGGCTGCGACCCCAGCCTGCGACCCCAGCCTGCGACCCCAGCCTGCGACCCCGGCCAGACCAAGAGACCCCGGGCGCTGCCGCCTCGAACTCCTCCGGCGTGCGCAAGGGAGAAAAAGAGCAGCAGGAAGCGATTGAACATATTGATGAAGTACAAAATGAAATAGACAGACTTAATGAGCAAGCCAGTGAGGAGATTTTGAAAGTAGAACAGAAATATAACAAACTCCGCCAACCATTTTTTCAGAAGAGGTCGGAATTGATCGCCAAAATCCCCAACTTTTGGGTAACATTTGTCAACCATCCACAAGTGTCCGCGCTGCTgggggaggaggatgaagaggcgCTGCATTATTTGACAAGAGTTGAAGTGACAGAATTTGAAGATATTAAATCAGGttacagaatatatttttattttgatgaaaacccttactttgaaaataaagttctctCCAAAGAATTTCATCTGAATGAGAGTGGTGATCCATCTTCAAAGGCCACTGAAATCAAATGGAAATCTGGAAAGGATTTGACGAAACGCTCAAGTCAAACACAGAATAAAGCCAGCAGGAAGAGACAGCATGAGGAACCCGAGAGCTTCTTCACTTGGTTCACTGACCATTCGGATGCTGGTGCAGATGAGCTCGGCGAGGTTATCAAAGACGACATCTGGCCAAACCCCTTGCAGTACTACTTGGTTCCGGACATGGATGatgaagaaggggaaggagaagaagatgacgacgatgatgaagaggaagaaggattGGAAGATATTGATGAAGAAGGGGATGAAGATGAAggtgaagaagatgaagatgatgacgagggagaggaaggagaggaggatgaAGGAGAAGATGACTAA